TTTCGCTATGATTACGATTTGGTTTAATGCACTCTTTTATACGATGCAAAATGAAGGACATACAATAGATGCCTTACTGACAAAAGACGGAAAAATAGTAGCTACTGGATCATATGATAAGTTAAAAAATCAAGCCGATGAACAAATAGACTTGCAGGGGGCATTTGTTTATCCAGGTTTTATCGATAACCATATGCACATAATTGGACAAGGTGAAAAGCTATTACGCCTTGATTTATCAAACACCACTTCATCAGAGGACATGATGGAGTTACTTCTGAATGCGTATAAGGACTTGCCTAACGATGAATGGTTTATCGGAGAGGGCTGGGATGAGAATAATTTTCCTGACAAGAAAATCTTTACACGCTATGAGTTGGATACTGTAACAGATTCACCTATGTTATTAAAACGCACTTGCTGGCATGCAGCAATCGTGAATTCAAAGGCCCTCGAACTGGCTGGCATTACAAGAGATACGCCTGATCCTGATGATGGTGTCATTGAACGCGATCATACCGGAGAGCCAACGGGGTTATTGAAAGAAGGCGCTATGCAGCGAGTGCTTGAACTATTGCCAAATCCAACACTGGCTTATGTAACGAAAGCATTGGAAACTTCTGTTGACCACCTCCTATCTGTTGGTTTGACAGGCGTTGTGACAGATGACTTAGGTTACTACGGTCATTATCAGACGCCATTAAAAGCCTTCAATAACGTACTAGGCGGTGATCGAAAATTCCGTGCTCACTTACTACGTCATTTTAGCGTGTTTTCTGATTTGATGGAAGATCATGCCTTCTATAATGTACCGTGGATAGAACCTGGTGAGATGAAGTTCTTCATTGATGGTGCTTTGGGCGGCAGTACAGCGCTGTTAAGTGAGCCTTATTCTGATGAA
This window of the Sporosarcina ureae genome carries:
- a CDS encoding amidohydrolase — its product is MITIWFNALFYTMQNEGHTIDALLTKDGKIVATGSYDKLKNQADEQIDLQGAFVYPGFIDNHMHIIGQGEKLLRLDLSNTTSSEDMMELLLNAYKDLPNDEWFIGEGWDENNFPDKKIFTRYELDTVTDSPMLLKRTCWHAAIVNSKALELAGITRDTPDPDDGVIERDHTGEPTGLLKEGAMQRVLELLPNPTLAYVTKALETSVDHLLSVGLTGVVTDDLGYYGHYQTPLKAFNNVLGGDRKFRAHLLRHFSVFSDLMEDHAFYNVPWIEPGEMKFFIDGALGGSTALLSEPYSDEPNNVGTTVLTDEELEDYVKMARHYGEAVAIHVIGDLAVEKALDIIEKHPAPTGKKDRLIHVILLREDLVERMQKLPIVLDIQPAFVPSDFPWVGDRLGKDRLDWAYAWKKLLTKGFICGGGSDAPIEDPNPLLGIHAAITRRLSIEQHEGYLPEEKLSRYEAVQLFTSGAAATIGKADSRGKISVGFDADFTVLQEDLFSVEVDRIAEIQVEKTVVAGEVMYTANT